The following proteins come from a genomic window of Rutidosis leptorrhynchoides isolate AG116_Rl617_1_P2 chromosome 10, CSIRO_AGI_Rlap_v1, whole genome shotgun sequence:
- the LOC139872149 gene encoding glutamate receptor 1.1-like yields MKRRGFSLVMLMLLCCNLIRSDTNEDAATYKEIPVGVIIDMGSCVANTVHSYITMALSDFYTINSHYKTRMVLHTRDTHGVPLHALSAALDLMEEPKVQAIIGSESSAEAKFLSVLGDEARLPILSFSPSPSHNYHTHPYFLQITQDETIQFNAISAMAESFGCKNVIIICENTDDGRQMATCMTKIFQ; encoded by the exons ATGAAGAGAAGGGGCTTTTCGTTGGTTATGTTGATGTTGCTTTGTTGTAATCTAATACGATCAGATACAAACGAAGATGCAGCAACTTATAAGGAGATCCCAGTGGGAGTGATTATAGATATGGGATCATGTGTTGCAAACACAGTTCATAGTTACATCACCATGGCATTATCTGACTTTTACACCATCAACAGTCACTACAAAACAAGGATGGTTCTGCACACTAGGGATACACATGGAGTGCCACTACATGCTCTATCTGCTG CTCTCGATCTTATGGAGGAACCTAAAGTGCAAGCAATCATAGGTTCAGAGTCATCTGCAGAAGCAAAGTTTCTTTCGGTATTAGGAGACGAAGCTAGACTACCTATTCTTTCATTTTCACCATCTCCATCTCATAACTACCACACACATCCTTATTTCCTTCAAATCACACAAGATGAAACCATTCAATTTAACGCCATTTCTGCAATGGCAGAATCTTTTGGATGCAAAAATGTAATCATAATCTGTGAAAACACTGATGATGGGAGACAAATGGCTACATGTATGACCAAGATTTTTCAATAG
- the LOC139870159 gene encoding ASI1-immunoprecipitated protein 3-like, translating to MLNKLCHTSSNVVAKPIGDVARVSVEGSHTTKHYKAFEFYGNIYEIGDTVFLAPESSQGGIVKPYVAIIREISQKNNGRIMLTVQWFYRPEDVETKKGKILESNDSRDLFYSFHKNEIAAESILHKCVVHFIPEHNLIPKRKEHPGFIVQKVYDLYSKRLLKLNDTGYIEFMQQEIDQLVDKTMCRLGIVPDARNQDLAADCKVRKE from the exons ATGTTAAATAAGTTGTGCCATACCAGTAGCAATGTAGTAGCCAAGCCAATTGGCGATGTCGCTAGGGTTTCTGTAGAGGGAAGTCATACGACGAAGCATTACAAGGCCTTTGAATTCTACGGAAATATTTACGAGAtc GGTGATACTGTATTTTTAGCACCCGAGTCGTCTCAGGGAGGAATCGTGAAGCCTTATGTGGCCATAATTAGG GAGATTTCGCAGAAGAATAACGGGAGAATAATGTTGACAGTACAGTGGTTTTATCGGCCTGAAGATGTAGAAACAAAAAAAGGCAAGATATTGGAATCAAATGATTCAAGGGATCTGTTCTATAGTTTCCATAAAAATGAAATTGCAGCCGAATCGATATTACACAAGTGCGTTGTGCACTTTATTCCAGAGCATAACCTCATCCCAAAACGTAAAGAACATCCCGGTTTTATAGTTCAGAAGGTGTATGATCTGTACTCGAAGAGGCTTTTGAAGTTGAATGATACGGGTTACATAGAATTCATGCAGCAAGAAATTGATCAGCTTGTTGATAAAACAATGTGTCGTTTGGGAATCGTTCCAGACGCTAGGAACCAAGATCTTGCAGCTGATTGCAAAGTCAGAAAAGAATAG